From Lagenorhynchus albirostris chromosome 10, mLagAlb1.1, whole genome shotgun sequence, the proteins below share one genomic window:
- the HESX1 gene encoding homeobox expressed in ES cells 1, with product MYPASYRSQQYNSGLRHFSSISTVACNLAIKKEDFQGKEVNLCLHVPSLPNGISLPCTVDHSVPEESVLKYEDYFSASERLSLKRELSWYRGRRPRTAFTQNQIEVLENVFRVNCYPGIDIREDLARKLNLEEDRIQIWFQNRRAKLKRSHRESQFLMAKKNFNTDFLE from the exons ATGTACCCGGCATCATACAGATCTCAGCAATACAACTCTGGCCTTCGACATTTCTCGTCTATCAGCACAGTGGCATGCAACCTGGCTATAAAGAAGGAAGACTTTCAGG ggAAAGAGGTTAACCTATGTCTACATGTCCCGAGTCTTCCTAATGGGATCTCATTACCTTGTACTGTGGATCACTCAGTGCCGGAAGAAAGTGTTTTGAAATATGAAGATTACTTTTCAGCCTCAGAAAGACTTTCTTTGAAAAGAGAGTTGAGTTGGTATAGAGGCCGAAGACCCAGAACTGCTTTTACTCAAAACCAG ATTGAAGTGTTGGAAAATGTCTTTAGAGTAAACTGCTATCCTGGCATTGATATCAGAGAAGATTTAGCTCGAAAATTGAACCTAGAGGAAGACAGAATCcag ATCTGGTTCCAAAATCGGCGTGCAAAGCTGAAAAGATCCCATAGAGAATCACAGTttctcatggccaaaaaaaatttcaaCACAGATTTCCTGGAATAG